A DNA window from Choristoneura fumiferana chromosome 24, NRCan_CFum_1, whole genome shotgun sequence contains the following coding sequences:
- the LOC141441539 gene encoding ubiquitin-conjugating enzyme E2 T-like produces MALNPRSGRLAYEIKLFQTRPPWGVVCNFEKDDQCDMFLVTMRGPKGTPYEDGSFKLTITIPEKYPFEPPLVKFVTPVYHPNIDKGGRICMDLLKMPPKGAWTPTITLDTLLITLQTLLANPNPDDPLMMDIAMEYKENIDTFMKNARAHTEKHAREV; encoded by the exons atGGCATTAAATCCTCGATCAGGCAGGCTCGCTTATGAAATTAAGCTGTTCCAAACAAGGCCTCCATGGGGCGTCGTTTGCAATTTCGAGAAAGATGATCAGTGCGACATGTTTTTGGTGACAATGCGAGGTCCTAAGGGGACTCCTTACGAAGACGGGTCATTTAAGCTTACTATAACTATCCCGGAGAAGTACCCGTTCGAGCCGCCGCTTGTGAAGTTTGTGACACCGGTGTATCATCCAAATATTGATAAAG GTGGTCGAATTTGTATGGATCTACTCAAAATGCCACCCAAAGGTGCCTGGACTCCAACAATAACCCTTGACACGCTCCTCATTACACTGCAGACTCTCCTGGCCAACCCGAACCCCGACGACCCCCTCATGATGGACATAGCTATGGAATATAAGGAAAATATAGATACATTTATGAAGAATGCTCGGGCTCACACTGAAAAACATGCTAGGGAAGTGTGA